In a single window of the Tigriopus californicus strain San Diego chromosome 2, Tcal_SD_v2.1, whole genome shotgun sequence genome:
- the LOC131893628 gene encoding SLIT-ROBO Rho GTPase-activating protein 1-like isoform X3, with protein MFQCITQPRSHQIYHASELKYVFPDIRVQLSEQFKCLDGRLETQQSIVTEIQDVFRRRAEIETNYSKELDKLAKSISHRNKEQRQKRDAWAIHSSTQIWETVLVHTKRTSKDHKATAEIYGNHVVQRCHQINEDLQRIHRRCREIGYEIHEEVLKVLHELHTTMKTHHAYQSEFRQSENKLQMVERQKVKLEQSVPIEKRAKHRKFRILEKEFQKRRLKFDEARLAATKARNEYLLAMDAANASIQKYFVDDLSDLIDCLDFGFHQSLTRAVSMHTSAMEQQKKSLQKQIDKLNKVMSGMDSRLDKQKFIESNNTTFMIPKKFELAQARRDETEVIIQKCVLNELSSRKSKLEERLALIKAESEEIWKSMDSAEKTLSDIVGCKDYDTTRFFVEEDRASLRISDSIVMKQKADRLETEDFYINKFREYVLNSNRIARLQAKYDNLRHTLGDKSNSHASAANAEGMLTLTRRPNVARRRRIGNNSRQGGGQPKLFGGSLEEYLEETNQELPIVVRSCVRVINLYGLHHHGIFRVSGSQLEINNFRDAFERGDDPLADMTDASDINSVAGVMKLYLRELREPVFPIQYFDHFMELAREFPPVILDSKIDRKKLESKHEFVLKVQGVVQNWPRPVFIVMRYIFAFLNHLSEFSDENMMDPYNLAICFGPTLVPIPEERDQVQYQNLVNELIKNFIIFHDDIFPSSVPGPIYEKYITNEPEEMGDSPPDSQNQDENDDDSEMAEEADSVFSAESERDGLGDISMELFGRSEALEALAVYDFKARSSREVTFHKGDTIQLFKQVSNDWWRGRVKGQEGLIPDKYIILKIRGEEDSNSVRDRLDSARSVDEGQLASLRDRSLSLNLRSRTHSNASEIRTSSLSPTIATRSPEVTIALTPVSGDSMPSHSQLDDNTDDSGHPTSNSEPVSISHSEARAAFNESSRTEDGSGPEDELFLPSETSPHVVTSAQTHIIRVSGPVTNLDDTIVSAQGPSGANVAVVRTSQAHVRQTEPPSKSNEVESKLLLIAERASQESLASSTDSNQELQKQLSTKIAQVEALTQEVEKRTKVSSSSLTTSSNSISSPNTSQDRNDRLSVNGGARPRRTSRDAGQSEENVHPAPPTAEEGVVLKQSSWGSRENTTILESETPKPESFSRNKSMWEKRVTVEPASEPAQPSPPGGFRSNRNYWDHKLRNKDTPDLVLDLPVSSKPSTTTSRGTPATSPSDPSSHNTPVPKPRTLGSASGQRASIQEESGATGSSRAGSGPAGRDVAGRKELFRQAVVKPQVVRVKPHVQVRTSGPGLQEKKN; from the exons ATATCCGAGTTCAATTGAGCGAACAATTCAAATGCCTGGATGGCCGGTTGGAGACTCAACAATCGATTGTGACCGAGATCCAGGATGTGTTTCGTCGTCGCGCAGAGATTGAGACCAACTACAGCAAAGAGCTGGACAAACTGGCCAAATCTATCAGTCACCGGAACAAGGAACAGCGACAAAA ACGAGATGCGTGGGCCATTCATTCGTCCACGCAAATCTGGGAAACCGTACTAGTGCACACCAAACGAACCTCCAAGGATCACAAGGCAACAGCCGAGATCTACGGCAACCATGTCGTTCAACGATGCCATCAAATCAACGAGGATTTACAGCGAATTCATCGCCGG TGCCGAGAGATTGGCTACGAGATCCATGAGGAGGTGCTGAAGGTATTGCACGAGCTACACACCACAATGAAGACACATCACGCCTATCAGTCCGAATTTCGCCAGAGTGAAAACAAGCTCCAA ATGGTGGAGcgtcaaaaagtcaaattggAGCAATCCGTGCCCATTGAGAAACGGGCCAAGCACCGCAAATTTCGCATTCTCGAAAAGGAGTTCCAGAAAAGACGACTCAAATTTGACGAGGCCCGTTTGGCGGCCACAAAAGCGCGGAATGAGTACCTCTTGGCCATGGACGCGGCCAACGCGTCCATTCAAAAATACTTTGTGGACGATCTCTCTGATCTCATTGAC TGCCTGGATTTCGGCTTCCACCAATCCCTGACCCGGGCAGTGTCCATGCACACATCCGCCATGGAACAGCAAAAAAAGTCGCTGCAGAAACAAATCGACAAGTTGAACAAAGTCATGAGCGGGATGGATTCCAGACTGGACAAGCAGAAGTTCATCGAGTCCAACAACACCACGTTCATGATCCCCAAGAAATTCGAATTGGCCCAAGCTCGTCGTGATGAG ACCGAAGTGATCATCCAGAAATGTGTTTTGAACGAATTGAGCTCGCGAAAGAGCAAACTTGAAGAGCGACTCGCCCTCATAAAGGCCGAGTCCGAAGAGATCTGGAAATCGATGGACAGTGCAGAAAAGACATTGTCCGACATCGTGGGTTGCAAGGACTATGACACCACCCGATTCTTTGTGGAAGAGGATCGAGCCTCGCTGAGGATCAGCGATTCAATAGTCATGAAACAAAAGGCGGATCGGCTCGAAACCGAGGACTTCTACATCAAC AAATTCCGCGAATACGTTCTCAACTCGAACCGGATTGCGCGCCTTCAAGCCAAATATGACAATCTCCGACATACCTTGGGAGACAAATCCAATAGTCATGCGAGTGCGGCCAATGCTGAGGGCATGCTCACCCTGACCCGCAGACCAAATGTCGCGCGGCGGCGACGGATTGGCAACAACTCTCGCCAAGGCGGAGGTCAGCCAAAACTGTTCGGGGGCAGTTTGGAAGAGTACTTGGAGGAGACCAACCAGGAGCTCCCGATTGTGGTGCGGAGCTGTGTCCGGGTGATCAATCTGTATGGCCTGCACCACCACGGCATCTTCCGGGTGTCCGGATCACAATTGGAGATTAATAACTTCCGAGATGCTTTCGAGCGAGGCGACGATCCTCTGGCTGATATGACGGATGCGTCGGATATCAATTCCGTGGCGGGTGTAATGAAGCTCTATCTGAGGGAGCTCCGTGAGCCCGTGTTTCCCATTCAGTATTTCGACCATTTCATGGAGTTGGCTC GTGAATTCCCGCCTGTTATTTTAGACTCGAAAATTGATCGGAAAA AACTTGAATCCAAGCACGAGTTCGTCCTCAAAGTCCAAGGCGTCGTCCAGAATTGGCCACGGCCCGTCTTCATTGTCATGCGGTACATCTTTGCCTTCTTGAATCATCTGTCAGAATTTAG CGATGAGAACATGATGGATCCGTACAACCTTGCCATTTGCTTTGGTCCCACTTTGGTGCCTATCCCGGAGGAGAGGGACCAggttcaatatcaaaatctgGTCAATGAACTTATCAAAAACTTCATCATATTCCATGACGATATCTTCCCCTCATCTGTGCCAG GCCCCATATATGAGAAATACATCACAAATGAGCCCGAGGAAATGGGAGACTCGCCTCCAGATTCTCAGAACCAAGATGAAAACGACGATGACTCAGAAATGGCCGAAGAGG CGGATTCGGTATTTTCGGCGGAGAGCGAGCGAGATGGACTCGGTGATATCTCCATGGAGTTATTCGGAA GATCGGAGGCATTAGAAGCATTGGCCGTGTACGACTTTAAAGCCCGGTCTTCGCGTGAGGTTACCTTTCATAAAGGCGACACGATCCAATTATTCAAGCAAGTTTCGAATGATTGGTGGAGAGGCCGTGTCAAAGGCCAAGAGGGTCTCATCCCCGACAAGTACATTATCCTTAAAATCAG GGGCGAGGAGGATTCCAATTCCGTGCGGGACCGATTAGATTCGGCTCGCTCCGTGGATGAAGGACAGTTGGCTTCCCTTCGGGATCGCTCGCTATCATTGAACTTACGAAGTCGCACACACAGCAATGCGAGTGAAATCCGCACGTCTTCCTTATCGCCGACGATTGCGACTCGAAGTCCGGAAGTGACGATCGCTTTGACCCCCGTATCCGGCGACTCAATGCCCAGTCATTCCCAATTGGATGACAACACCGACGATTCGGGACACCCCACCTCAAATTCGGAACCCGTATCAATCTCTCACTCGGAGGCCAGAGCCGCTTTTAACGAATCCTCGCGTACAGAAGATGGATCTGGTCCGGAGGACGAGCTCTTCTTGCCCTCAGAGACCTCGCCGCATGTGGTCACGTCTGCTCAAACGCACATTATCCGCGTGTCCGGACCCGTGACGAATCTGGACGACACCATTGTGAGCGCCCAAGGCCCCAGTGGCGCCAATGTGGCCGTGGTGCGAACATCCCAAGCCCATGTTCGACAAACCGAGCCGCCTTCAAAAAGCAACGAG GTCGAGAGCAAACTTCTTTTAATCGCCGAGAGAGCCTCCCAAGAGAGCCTCGCTTCATCCACGGACTCCAATCAGGAGCTTCAGAAGCAACTGAGCACCAAGATTGCCCAAGTGGAGGCCTTAACTCAAGAGGTGGAGAAGCGAACCAAAGTGTCCTCGTCCTCGCTGACAACGTCCTCGAACTCCATTTCGAGCCCCAACACTTCTCAGGATCGAAATGATCGCCTGTCAGTGAACGGCGGGGCCCGACCACGCCGAACCAGTAGAGATGCTGGGCAATCCGAAGAAAACGTGCATCCCGCTCCGCCCACGGCTGAAGAGGGCGTGGTACTCAAGCAAAGTAGCTGGGGCTCGCGAGAAAACACCACCATATTGGAATCCGAAACGCCCAAACCCGAGTCATTCTCCCGCAACAAATCCATGTGGGAGAAGCGGGTCACCGTGGAACCGGCGTCTGAACCCGCACAGCCATCTCCACCTGGTGGCTTCCGGAGCAATCGAAACTACTGGGACCACAAATTGCGGAACAAGGACACGCCTGACTTGGTATTAGATCTTCCTGTCTCCTCGAAGCCGTCCACAACGACCTCTAGGGGCACCCCGGCCACCAGTCCCAGCGACCCCTCGAGCCATAATACACCCGTGCCTAAACCCAGAACCTTAGGGAGCGCCTCGGGGCAACGGGCTAGTATTCAGGAAGAATCTGGGGCCACCGGATCGAGTCGGGCCGGGTCGGGCCCCGCCGGTCGAGATGTGGCCGGGAGAAAAGAGTTGTTCCGGCAAGCCGTCGTCAAACCACAAGTGGTTCGAGTCAAACCTCACGTTCAAGTCAGAACCAGTGGTCCTGGAttgcaagaaaagaagaatTAA
- the LOC131893628 gene encoding SLIT-ROBO Rho GTPase-activating protein 1-like isoform X4 produces MSLIVKLNSRPLETTELKRLDKMEREGVSGLHQTNKDIRVQLSEQFKCLDGRLETQQSIVTEIQDVFRRRAEIETNYSKELDKLAKSISHRNKEQRQKRDAWAIHSSTQIWETVLVHTKRTSKDHKATAEIYGNHVVQRCHQINEDLQRIHRRCREIGYEIHEEVLKVLHELHTTMKTHHAYQSEFRQSENKLQMVERQKVKLEQSVPIEKRAKHRKFRILEKEFQKRRLKFDEARLAATKARNEYLLAMDAANASIQKYFVDDLSDLIDCLDFGFHQSLTRAVSMHTSAMEQQKKSLQKQIDKLNKVMSGMDSRLDKQKFIESNNTTFMIPKKFELAQARRDETEVIIQKCVLNELSSRKSKLEERLALIKAESEEIWKSMDSAEKTLSDIVGCKDYDTTRFFVEEDRASLRISDSIVMKQKADRLETEDFYINKFREYVLNSNRIARLQAKYDNLRHTLGDKSNSHASAANAEGMLTLTRRPNVARRRRIGNNSRQGGGQPKLFGGSLEEYLEETNQELPIVVRSCVRVINLYGLHHHGIFRVSGSQLEINNFRDAFERGDDPLADMTDASDINSVAGVMKLYLRELREPVFPIQYFDHFMELAQLESKHEFVLKVQGVVQNWPRPVFIVMRYIFAFLNHLSEFSDENMMDPYNLAICFGPTLVPIPEERDQVQYQNLVNELIKNFIIFHDDIFPSSVPGPIYEKYITNEPEEMGDSPPDSQNQDENDDDSEMAEEADSVFSAESERDGLGDISMELFGRSEALEALAVYDFKARSSREVTFHKGDTIQLFKQVSNDWWRGRVKGQEGLIPDKYIILKIRGEEDSNSVRDRLDSARSVDEGQLASLRDRSLSLNLRSRTHSNASEIRTSSLSPTIATRSPEVTIALTPVSGDSMPSHSQLDDNTDDSGHPTSNSEPVSISHSEARAAFNESSRTEDGSGPEDELFLPSETSPHVVTSAQTHIIRVSGPVTNLDDTIVSAQGPSGANVAVVRTSQAHVRQTEPPSKSNEVESKLLLIAERASQESLASSTDSNQELQKQLSTKIAQVEALTQEVEKRTKVSSSSLTTSSNSISSPNTSQDRNDRLSVNGGARPRRTSRDAGQSEENVHPAPPTAEEGVVLKQSSWGSRENTTILESETPKPESFSRNKSMWEKRVTVEPASEPAQPSPPGGFRSNRNYWDHKLRNKDTPDLVLDLPVSSKPSTTTSRGTPATSPSDPSSHNTPVPKPRTLGSASGQRASIQEESGATGSSRAGSGPAGRDVAGRKELFRQAVVKPQVVRVKPHVQVRTSGPGLQEKKN; encoded by the exons ATATCCGAGTTCAATTGAGCGAACAATTCAAATGCCTGGATGGCCGGTTGGAGACTCAACAATCGATTGTGACCGAGATCCAGGATGTGTTTCGTCGTCGCGCAGAGATTGAGACCAACTACAGCAAAGAGCTGGACAAACTGGCCAAATCTATCAGTCACCGGAACAAGGAACAGCGACAAAA ACGAGATGCGTGGGCCATTCATTCGTCCACGCAAATCTGGGAAACCGTACTAGTGCACACCAAACGAACCTCCAAGGATCACAAGGCAACAGCCGAGATCTACGGCAACCATGTCGTTCAACGATGCCATCAAATCAACGAGGATTTACAGCGAATTCATCGCCGG TGCCGAGAGATTGGCTACGAGATCCATGAGGAGGTGCTGAAGGTATTGCACGAGCTACACACCACAATGAAGACACATCACGCCTATCAGTCCGAATTTCGCCAGAGTGAAAACAAGCTCCAA ATGGTGGAGcgtcaaaaagtcaaattggAGCAATCCGTGCCCATTGAGAAACGGGCCAAGCACCGCAAATTTCGCATTCTCGAAAAGGAGTTCCAGAAAAGACGACTCAAATTTGACGAGGCCCGTTTGGCGGCCACAAAAGCGCGGAATGAGTACCTCTTGGCCATGGACGCGGCCAACGCGTCCATTCAAAAATACTTTGTGGACGATCTCTCTGATCTCATTGAC TGCCTGGATTTCGGCTTCCACCAATCCCTGACCCGGGCAGTGTCCATGCACACATCCGCCATGGAACAGCAAAAAAAGTCGCTGCAGAAACAAATCGACAAGTTGAACAAAGTCATGAGCGGGATGGATTCCAGACTGGACAAGCAGAAGTTCATCGAGTCCAACAACACCACGTTCATGATCCCCAAGAAATTCGAATTGGCCCAAGCTCGTCGTGATGAG ACCGAAGTGATCATCCAGAAATGTGTTTTGAACGAATTGAGCTCGCGAAAGAGCAAACTTGAAGAGCGACTCGCCCTCATAAAGGCCGAGTCCGAAGAGATCTGGAAATCGATGGACAGTGCAGAAAAGACATTGTCCGACATCGTGGGTTGCAAGGACTATGACACCACCCGATTCTTTGTGGAAGAGGATCGAGCCTCGCTGAGGATCAGCGATTCAATAGTCATGAAACAAAAGGCGGATCGGCTCGAAACCGAGGACTTCTACATCAAC AAATTCCGCGAATACGTTCTCAACTCGAACCGGATTGCGCGCCTTCAAGCCAAATATGACAATCTCCGACATACCTTGGGAGACAAATCCAATAGTCATGCGAGTGCGGCCAATGCTGAGGGCATGCTCACCCTGACCCGCAGACCAAATGTCGCGCGGCGGCGACGGATTGGCAACAACTCTCGCCAAGGCGGAGGTCAGCCAAAACTGTTCGGGGGCAGTTTGGAAGAGTACTTGGAGGAGACCAACCAGGAGCTCCCGATTGTGGTGCGGAGCTGTGTCCGGGTGATCAATCTGTATGGCCTGCACCACCACGGCATCTTCCGGGTGTCCGGATCACAATTGGAGATTAATAACTTCCGAGATGCTTTCGAGCGAGGCGACGATCCTCTGGCTGATATGACGGATGCGTCGGATATCAATTCCGTGGCGGGTGTAATGAAGCTCTATCTGAGGGAGCTCCGTGAGCCCGTGTTTCCCATTCAGTATTTCGACCATTTCATGGAGTTGGCTC AACTTGAATCCAAGCACGAGTTCGTCCTCAAAGTCCAAGGCGTCGTCCAGAATTGGCCACGGCCCGTCTTCATTGTCATGCGGTACATCTTTGCCTTCTTGAATCATCTGTCAGAATTTAG CGATGAGAACATGATGGATCCGTACAACCTTGCCATTTGCTTTGGTCCCACTTTGGTGCCTATCCCGGAGGAGAGGGACCAggttcaatatcaaaatctgGTCAATGAACTTATCAAAAACTTCATCATATTCCATGACGATATCTTCCCCTCATCTGTGCCAG GCCCCATATATGAGAAATACATCACAAATGAGCCCGAGGAAATGGGAGACTCGCCTCCAGATTCTCAGAACCAAGATGAAAACGACGATGACTCAGAAATGGCCGAAGAGG CGGATTCGGTATTTTCGGCGGAGAGCGAGCGAGATGGACTCGGTGATATCTCCATGGAGTTATTCGGAA GATCGGAGGCATTAGAAGCATTGGCCGTGTACGACTTTAAAGCCCGGTCTTCGCGTGAGGTTACCTTTCATAAAGGCGACACGATCCAATTATTCAAGCAAGTTTCGAATGATTGGTGGAGAGGCCGTGTCAAAGGCCAAGAGGGTCTCATCCCCGACAAGTACATTATCCTTAAAATCAG GGGCGAGGAGGATTCCAATTCCGTGCGGGACCGATTAGATTCGGCTCGCTCCGTGGATGAAGGACAGTTGGCTTCCCTTCGGGATCGCTCGCTATCATTGAACTTACGAAGTCGCACACACAGCAATGCGAGTGAAATCCGCACGTCTTCCTTATCGCCGACGATTGCGACTCGAAGTCCGGAAGTGACGATCGCTTTGACCCCCGTATCCGGCGACTCAATGCCCAGTCATTCCCAATTGGATGACAACACCGACGATTCGGGACACCCCACCTCAAATTCGGAACCCGTATCAATCTCTCACTCGGAGGCCAGAGCCGCTTTTAACGAATCCTCGCGTACAGAAGATGGATCTGGTCCGGAGGACGAGCTCTTCTTGCCCTCAGAGACCTCGCCGCATGTGGTCACGTCTGCTCAAACGCACATTATCCGCGTGTCCGGACCCGTGACGAATCTGGACGACACCATTGTGAGCGCCCAAGGCCCCAGTGGCGCCAATGTGGCCGTGGTGCGAACATCCCAAGCCCATGTTCGACAAACCGAGCCGCCTTCAAAAAGCAACGAG GTCGAGAGCAAACTTCTTTTAATCGCCGAGAGAGCCTCCCAAGAGAGCCTCGCTTCATCCACGGACTCCAATCAGGAGCTTCAGAAGCAACTGAGCACCAAGATTGCCCAAGTGGAGGCCTTAACTCAAGAGGTGGAGAAGCGAACCAAAGTGTCCTCGTCCTCGCTGACAACGTCCTCGAACTCCATTTCGAGCCCCAACACTTCTCAGGATCGAAATGATCGCCTGTCAGTGAACGGCGGGGCCCGACCACGCCGAACCAGTAGAGATGCTGGGCAATCCGAAGAAAACGTGCATCCCGCTCCGCCCACGGCTGAAGAGGGCGTGGTACTCAAGCAAAGTAGCTGGGGCTCGCGAGAAAACACCACCATATTGGAATCCGAAACGCCCAAACCCGAGTCATTCTCCCGCAACAAATCCATGTGGGAGAAGCGGGTCACCGTGGAACCGGCGTCTGAACCCGCACAGCCATCTCCACCTGGTGGCTTCCGGAGCAATCGAAACTACTGGGACCACAAATTGCGGAACAAGGACACGCCTGACTTGGTATTAGATCTTCCTGTCTCCTCGAAGCCGTCCACAACGACCTCTAGGGGCACCCCGGCCACCAGTCCCAGCGACCCCTCGAGCCATAATACACCCGTGCCTAAACCCAGAACCTTAGGGAGCGCCTCGGGGCAACGGGCTAGTATTCAGGAAGAATCTGGGGCCACCGGATCGAGTCGGGCCGGGTCGGGCCCCGCCGGTCGAGATGTGGCCGGGAGAAAAGAGTTGTTCCGGCAAGCCGTCGTCAAACCACAAGTGGTTCGAGTCAAACCTCACGTTCAAGTCAGAACCAGTGGTCCTGGAttgcaagaaaagaagaatTAA